A genomic region of Parus major isolate Abel chromosome 14, Parus_major1.1, whole genome shotgun sequence contains the following coding sequences:
- the SNN gene encoding stannin, which translates to MSITDHSPTTGVVTVIVILIAIAALGALILGCWCYLRLQKLSQSEDEESIVGEGETKEPFLLVQYSAKGPCVERKAKLTPNGPEVHS; encoded by the coding sequence ATGTCTATCACAGATCACAGCCCCACTACTGGAGTGGTGACTGTCATCGTTATCCTGATCGCTATTGCGGCACTGGGAGCCCTGATCCTGGGCTGTTGGTGCTACCTGCGGCTGCAGAAGCTCAGCCAGTCTGAGGATGAGGAAAGCATTGTGGGTGAGGGAGAAACCAAAGAGCCCTTTCTGCTGGTGCAGTACTCTGCTAAAGGACCCTGTGTGGAGAGGAAAGCGAAGCTAACTCCGAATGGCCCAGAAGTACACAGCTAA